The window CCGTTGACGGTGAACTTGTGATGCCCGACAAGCATTTCCTGGATGCGCTCTTTCTCTTCATCCACGTGGGATACGATAGGCTGCCCCGTGACTAGGGTCACGTCTTCAACGCCCGGGCAGTATTTATCGGTGTATCTATGAATGGCGAGCAGGACGCGGATTTTAGTGTCTTCGTGCGCTTTCGAATCCCCGAACATGGCTCCCGATCCGCCGAACACATCCTCGTATGCTGCGATCGTTCCCGCAAACCCCTTTCGGCCGGCGATTTCAAATTCCATGTCGTCGTCGGCAAAGGATTCCTCGATATTTCTCTCAAACCATTCGCAGATAGCTGTCCGGTACGAATCGACTCCATATGGCCCGGCGACCTTGGCCATGTAGTTCCCGGCGTCGACACCTAGAATTAGTTTGCTCAACTGATTCCCTCCACAGTTTTATTACGCCTGTCATAATTTCAGGACCATTCCCGAGGGCTGTTATTGCGCTTGTAATAAAACAATATGTGAATCAGGTATAAACTATTCTTCAATAGGACAGGGTAGAGGTAAAAAGTGGAGTGATTTAGATGACCAAGAAGGATACTAGCGCCTTGGCGAAGGCGATCATAGACAACGCCAACAAATATAGCATTCCAATACGAAAGAAACCCAAAAAGAAGAAGTGATACCTCACCTCTCCCCCGCATATCCTGTAATACCCCCGGTACAATAGAACAGTGTACAGGGGCTAAATGACAGAAAGAGGAGTGGGGGAGTGGATAAGGTAGGGCAGAGAAAAGTCCGGAGTGATAAAAAACGGGATATAAAACCGACCGTCACTAAGGAACTGAAGGACTGCATTTACCGTTTGTCATTCATCACTGATACACCGATCAAGGATGTCATTGAAGAGATTCTGATTGCAGGATCTACTAATCGGAAAGTGATTAGTTACCTATCACGTTACTTTCTTCGGGATGTCAAAATAGGGAACTCGATTTATTTGGGAGACTCAGACCGGATGCCAGTGAGCAAACGTACTCCAAATGAAAAAGGGGAACGAATCTCCACGCGTGTGACGGAATCCATGCACGATAGCCTGTCCGCTATCGGATACGCTATGGGATGTTCAGTGGCCCGAGCGACTACATTGCTACTGGACGCGACTGTGAGAGATACGGAGTTTGTGAATGAGTTCGCTAGAACATATATAGAAGCCAATGTGGACGAAAAAAGGATGAAAGAATTGAAGAAGGTACTGGCATACATTAATGCCGGGAACCCCTATGACGAGCGGATTTCGTGGGCCTCCCTGCTGACCTATCTAATGGATGAGGTGCGGATCGGCGTGGAGAAAGTGCAGGACACCGTGACAGAATTCGTGGTTAATCACTGGAGAGATAAGGAGTGAGGGGTGAAACGATGAAATATTATCTTCAATCCCTAAACGAGACCATCTGCGTACTTAACGAGGACCGGACTCTATACGCCCACCCGCATTTCTGCGATGTCCTGATAGATCACAGCAAACGGATGGACGATGCGGAGTTTGCGGAAGCAATGCAGAATACCGAATTACATTGGCTGCCGGTGCCATGGGAAGCACGGTTCCCGTATCAACCCATGGCGATATTTGAAGACGACTGCTAACGCGGTCGTTTTTTAATCCACACACTGGACAGACACGATATCATGCACTGATATTCTGTCATGGCCAAACGGCCCCTCGATCGATATGCAGCCGAGCTGTGGATCAAGCTCGCATATTTTTCCCATATATAAATCAATCCGGCCTGCTTTCCAAACTTCTATTTTGGTTTCGCATTGGCGCTTATAGGCCCGTTCGATTTCGTGCTGTAAGACTTGTAAATCAAAATTGTCTAGATGTGGACGCGCAACATAATTATCCTCGTCGTACCACTCCCGCAGTTTCTGGACGTGCTCCGGCAGCATGATAGACATGGACCACTTCTTGGCTCCCCGGTCCCGGATGGATTCTTTCATCCAATCAACCTTTCCTTCAATTAACCCCAACAATGGCATTGATATTGATTTTCAGCGTATCGTACCCCACTCGCAACTTTAGGTATCCACTTTGAGCGTCTGCACTCGTAACGACTCCCCGAAACGTTTCGTATCTTTTCTGGTGATATATCTGGATTTCAACTTCTGCCCCGAACTCCAAGGACTCATTGATCCGCTCCCCGATTTCGGTGTAATCATATTCCGTCAGCTGTGGAGCTGCTACACTCGTCTTTTTCGATTTTGGTGGTTTTGGTATTGCTGTCATCACGATCATCCTCCCATCATTTTTCAACCATGGCAAAATAAACGGACATCAACTCTTCGGTGCGATTGCGCAGCCTGACGTTTAGATATTTCCGGCTGTCTTCGTAGCCGTCGTGTAAAAACGAATACTCGGTAAAGGTGCCATCATTCCCCCCTTTGATGACTTTCATTTTATTGGCGCGCAGATAAGCATTTGTTTCTTTCTGCTCGGCGTGAATATTTTTTAACGCCTGATCGATTAATTTCAGATATGGCCCTTTCAGCTTGAATGGCCCTCTTTCAACCGCCACACGATCGCGCTCCAATACCTGGATGAGCAGCGGGAAATATATCGCGTTTTCGAATTTTGGCAGCGCTTCTACCGGGATCAATGGCATCAGATCACCACGCCTTCTTTTTCAATCAGGGGAACTAGTGCCAAAACGTTGTCGATTGTAAAAGTCCTTCGAGATCCCCGCATGTAGCAAAAAGCACGAAACGATGACTCACCCACTTGAATCACTTTAATCCGACGCTTGCTGATCTGGCCGTCTTTGGCTAAGTACATCATTTCCAGTACTTCTCCATAAATTACCGACTTCTCCAATGTTTTGCGCACGTTTGTTCCCCTCCTTTTACTCATTATAGAGAACTATTGTTCGTATGTAAAGGAAAGAAAAAAGACCCCGTCGCAAGGGTCTTCAATAATTTTTTACTCTTCCTTCTCTTCGCTTTCATCCTGCTTTTTCTTTTTTTCTTCCTCTTTCGCCTTCTTCTCCATGTATTTTTTATGCTGCTCTGGCGTCACTTCAAAACAGAAAGCCTCCAAACCTTTTTCGTGTGCAAATAGACGCTTACCGTTCCTCAAAGTAATATATGGTGTACAAATCATCATGCTATCATTTCCCTTCACAAATTAATATCTTGCAAAGGGCCTTTTACAGTGTTACAGTATGTATAAACTCGCCAAAGTTTTAAATACAGTCCTGTAGCGACTGACACTGTACATATTTTTATGTGGGCCCTCTACAAGGGCTTTTTTTATTGCTCCTCAAATGCTTGTCCTCCTTACTTATTCATGTTTTTTAATTGAATTTCACTTACCTGCAGTGACACTCCACAACTTGACGATACTTCTTCCAAACTTAACCCTCTAATAACTTGTGGAGGGGCAAGCAACTCGCCAGCAAATGTGTTTGCTTGCCATTCCGGTTTCTTGTAAATAGGGATATCTTGAACTGTTTGGGTTCTTGCAAGTTCAATCATTCCAGGTTTGTGTAGAATAAAATGACCAATCTCATGAGCGATGGTGAACCTATCTCTCTCCACACCATCAATAGCCCTCTCGTAAACATCTTCCCGAATAGAAATCAGGTTTTTTTCAGGATATGTAATCCCATATTCGTTCGGCATCCCACAGATTGGTACTATTTCATACTCAAACTCTTTAAATAATTCGGGCATAGCTAATTCCAAAAATTCGACAACCGGAAAATATGCTTCATCATATAATCCGGTTATTCTTCTCAGCGTATTGGCAAGATCCCGAATCTTTTTCCTGGAAGTGGGTTTTGCAATGTACAGCGTCATTCAATCTCTCCTTTTTTTGCTTTTTAGGAGAATATCCTTAATCTTTTCACGATCGTCTTCATTTAATCCCTTAAACTCTCGCGCCAAAGCCAGTAAGTCGTTCTTCTCCTCGCTGCTAAAGCCTTCGAAATTAAGCTGAACTACCTTTTTGGACTCGTCGAATGAACGTTTTAATTCTCCTATTTCCTGTTCGTTCAACGAATACATTTCGGAAATTTTTTCAATCCAGTTGCGAGGAACGTTTCTTTTGCCATTTTCAACAGCGGACAGATAGGAAGATGTGACCCCTAGTCTTGTTGCCATGTCTTTCAAAAGCTCACCTTTGTCAATTCGCAGTTTTCTACAAAACTTACCGAATGAATTCAACACAGATGGTTCCTCCTTTCTAATTAGAAGTTTCGTACATTTATATAATAACCCAAATAGTTATCTTAGTCAACAAATATTGTTGATTTAAACAACAAGACTTTTAAACACGAGATAGACTACTATGTATAGCATATGACTGATTTCCTTATTTTATACTACAAATCGACAAAAGCACCCCGTCCACATGGATAGGGTGCTTTAACTGATATTCGGCCAATTTACAAACCGCGTCATATCAACGTTTACATTATGGCCAAATGCACTTTAATTATTTTGCTTGTGCTGCTTTACAATCGTACCGGCCATCAACCCGGCAAAATCTCCAGGTTCGACTTTACCTTCTTTCAGATCCTGAATCCATGTGTCGCTATATCCAGCATCTACGGCAGCCTGTATGACAATTTCTCGCTGGGCTTTGCTTTCGATAAATGTTTCCCATAACTCCCGGGCCGCTTTGCTCGTAAATTTCAAGTCCTCATCTCCTTTGCTGCCATCTGCTGCTACCTTGACGGAAGCGAACTTTTCCAACGCAGCCAAAGTCGCCGGGCCGGCCGAGCCATCCACAACCAATCCGGCAGCCTTTTGAAACGCTTTGACCGCCGCCTCGGTCGCTGGGCCGAACTCGCCATCGACTGCAATTTTTTGGCCGACATTGATGAGTAACTGTTGCAACCGTTTGACATCCG is drawn from Sporosarcina sp. FSL W7-1349 and contains these coding sequences:
- a CDS encoding ImmA/IrrE family metallo-endopeptidase, with amino-acid sequence MTLYIAKPTSRKKIRDLANTLRRITGLYDEAYFPVVEFLELAMPELFKEFEYEIVPICGMPNEYGITYPEKNLISIREDVYERAIDGVERDRFTIAHEIGHFILHKPGMIELARTQTVQDIPIYKKPEWQANTFAGELLAPPQVIRGLSLEEVSSSCGVSLQVSEIQLKNMNK
- a CDS encoding transcriptional regulator; translated protein: MRKTLEKSVIYGEVLEMMYLAKDGQISKRRIKVIQVGESSFRAFCYMRGSRRTFTIDNVLALVPLIEKEGVVI
- a CDS encoding YolD-like family protein; the protein is MTAIPKPPKSKKTSVAAPQLTEYDYTEIGERINESLEFGAEVEIQIYHQKRYETFRGVVTSADAQSGYLKLRVGYDTLKININAIVGVN
- a CDS encoding peptidoglycan DD-metalloendopeptidase family protein encodes the protein MTQFTRPCDGRITSYYGRRLHPIHKVMMGHHGIDIAASGRVPVKAAAAGKVSRVLLDGTPAAGGYGNCIMIKHPNGMETVYAHLASFSVSLHQDVSQGQQIGIMGNTGNSTGQHLHFEIHKSPGWNNKYTNEVNPLHYYVDPDVKRLQQLLINVGQKIAVDGEFGPATEAAVKAFQKAAGLVVDGSAGPATLAALEKFASVKVAADGSKGDEDLKFTSKAARELWETFIESKAQREIVIQAAVDAGYSDTWIQDLKEGKVEPGDFAGLMAGTIVKQHKQNN
- a CDS encoding YolD-like family protein, translated to MKESIRDRGAKKWSMSIMLPEHVQKLREWYDEDNYVARPHLDNFDLQVLQHEIERAYKRQCETKIEVWKAGRIDLYMGKICELDPQLGCISIEGPFGHDRISVHDIVSVQCVD
- a CDS encoding helix-turn-helix domain-containing protein; translated protein: MLNSFGKFCRKLRIDKGELLKDMATRLGVTSSYLSAVENGKRNVPRNWIEKISEMYSLNEQEIGELKRSFDESKKVVQLNFEGFSSEEKNDLLALAREFKGLNEDDREKIKDILLKSKKRRD